One genomic window of Streptomyces sp. WP-1 includes the following:
- a CDS encoding ammonium transporter yields the protein MAPAIMLAADAPKLSSANTGFMLIASALVLLMTPGLAFFYGGMVRVKSTLNMLMMSFISMGIVTILWVLYGFSMSFGTDHGSLIGWTSDFVGWTGIGKMDLWPGYTIPVFVFAVFQMMFAIITPALISGALADRVKFSAWAVFLVLWVTIVYFPVAHWVWGTGGWAYELGVIDFAGGTAVHINAGAAALGVILVIGKRVGFKKDPMRPHSLPLVMLGAGLLWFGWFGFNAGSWLGNDDGVGPLMFVNTQIATAAAMLAWLGYEKIRHGACTTLGAASGAVAGLVAITPSGGAVTPLGAIAVGAIAGVACAAAVGLKFRFGYDDSLDVVGVHMVGGIIGSLLIGFFASGKGQSTATGVFYGDHSFTQLWKQCAGVGGVLAYSLIVSAVLAFLLDKTIGMRVSQDEEVSGIDRAEHAESAYDYSGAGGGVLGSALSAAAGAGGGKQPENQGDKKSGKQTKKVDA from the coding sequence ATGGCCCCAGCCATCATGCTTGCGGCGGACGCACCCAAGCTGTCGTCCGCCAACACAGGCTTCATGCTCATTGCTTCCGCCCTGGTGCTGCTCATGACCCCGGGCCTGGCCTTCTTCTACGGGGGCATGGTCCGCGTCAAGAGCACCCTGAACATGCTGATGATGAGCTTCATCAGCATGGGCATCGTCACCATTCTGTGGGTGCTCTACGGCTTCTCGATGAGCTTCGGCACGGACCACGGCTCCCTGATCGGCTGGACCTCCGACTTCGTCGGCTGGACGGGCATCGGCAAGATGGACCTGTGGCCCGGTTACACCATTCCGGTCTTCGTCTTCGCCGTCTTCCAGATGATGTTCGCGATCATCACACCGGCCCTCATCAGCGGCGCCCTCGCCGACCGGGTGAAATTCAGCGCCTGGGCCGTCTTCCTCGTGCTGTGGGTCACGATCGTCTACTTCCCCGTCGCCCACTGGGTCTGGGGCACCGGCGGCTGGGCGTACGAGCTGGGTGTGATCGACTTCGCCGGCGGTACGGCGGTCCACATCAACGCGGGCGCCGCCGCCCTCGGCGTCATCCTCGTCATCGGCAAGCGCGTCGGCTTCAAGAAGGACCCGATGCGCCCGCACAGCCTGCCCCTGGTCATGCTCGGCGCCGGTCTGCTGTGGTTCGGCTGGTTCGGCTTCAACGCCGGCTCCTGGCTCGGCAACGACGACGGCGTCGGCCCCCTGATGTTCGTCAACACCCAGATCGCCACCGCCGCCGCCATGCTCGCCTGGCTCGGCTACGAGAAGATCCGGCACGGCGCCTGCACCACCCTCGGCGCCGCCTCCGGCGCGGTCGCCGGCCTCGTCGCCATCACCCCCTCCGGCGGCGCGGTCACCCCGCTCGGCGCGATCGCGGTCGGCGCCATCGCCGGTGTCGCCTGCGCCGCGGCCGTCGGACTGAAGTTCCGCTTCGGCTACGACGACTCCCTGGACGTCGTCGGCGTCCACATGGTCGGCGGCATCATCGGCTCCCTGCTGATCGGCTTCTTCGCCAGCGGCAAGGGCCAGTCCACCGCCACCGGCGTCTTCTACGGCGACCACTCCTTCACCCAGCTGTGGAAGCAGTGCGCGGGCGTCGGCGGTGTCCTCGCCTACTCCCTGATCGTCTCCGCCGTCCTCGCCTTCCTCCTCGACAAGACCATCGGGATGCGGGTCAGCCAGGACGAGGAGGTCTCCGGCATCGACCGCGCCGAGCACGCCGAGAGCGCCTACGACTACAGCGGCGCCGGCGGCGGTGTCCTCGGCTCCGCCCTCTCCGCCGCGGCCGGCGCGGGCGGCGGGAAGCAGCCGGAGAATCAGGGCGACAAGAAGAGCGGGAAGCAGACCAAGAAGGTGGACGCATGA
- a CDS encoding [protein-PII] uridylyltransferase, translating into MTGTDERTSAESPGPGGYAAARLRLLTEGARTGPPRRAALAGLTDDWLAGLFAAGAGRPQGVSGISLVAVGGYGRGELSPRSDLDLLLLHDGSDPTAVAALADRLWYPVWDLGLDLDHSVRTLAEARRTAGEDLKVQLGLLDARHLAGDLGLTAGLRTAVLADWRNQAPKRLPELRELCDERAQRQGELRFLLEPDLKEARGGLRDATALRAVAASWLADAPREGLAEARRTLLDVRDALHLSTGRATDRLALQEQDQVAAELGLLDADVLLRQVYEAARVISYAGDVTWREVGRVLRSRAVRPRLRAMLGGGKPVAERSPLAEGVVEQDGEVVLARAARPERDPVLPLRAAATAAQAGLPLSPYAVRRLAAAARPLPTPWPAEAREQLVTLLGSGRPTVEVWEALEAEGLITKLLPDWERVRCRPQRNAVHIWTVDRHLIETAVRAAALTRHVHRPDLLLVAALLHDIGKGWPGDHSVAGEIIAKDVATRIGFDAEDAAVLATLVRHHLLLIDTATRRDLDDPATVRSVADAVGTQGTLELLHALTEADALATGPAAWSSWRGSLVADLVRRVGALLSGDVPDEPAPAAPTAEQERLAIEAFRTGGPVLALRARSEPVPAEEPPGAPEPLGVELLIAVPDQSAVLPAVAGVLAVHRLTVRTAGLRTVRLPQDVDEAGAGEGSVLLLDWRVAAEYGSLPEAARLRADLVRALDGSLDIAGRLAEREAAYPRRRGLLAPPPRVTVAPAASHHATVIEVRAQDAPGLLHRIGMALEKAGVRVRSMHVSTLGANAVDAFYVTTGAGEPLPEQDAGSVARVLEETLRAP; encoded by the coding sequence GTGACGGGAACGGATGAGCGGACATCGGCCGAGAGCCCCGGACCCGGCGGCTACGCGGCGGCCCGGCTGCGCCTCCTCACCGAGGGGGCGCGGACCGGGCCGCCGCGCCGCGCCGCCCTCGCCGGACTGACCGACGACTGGCTCGCCGGACTCTTCGCCGCCGGGGCGGGCAGACCGCAGGGCGTCTCGGGCATCTCCCTCGTCGCCGTCGGCGGCTACGGCCGCGGCGAGCTGTCCCCGCGCAGCGACCTGGACCTCCTGCTGCTGCACGACGGCTCCGACCCCACCGCGGTCGCCGCCCTCGCCGACCGCCTCTGGTACCCCGTCTGGGACCTCGGCCTCGACCTCGACCACTCCGTACGCACCCTCGCCGAGGCCCGCAGGACGGCCGGCGAGGACCTCAAGGTCCAGCTCGGCCTGCTGGACGCCCGGCACCTCGCCGGCGATCTCGGCCTGACCGCCGGACTGCGCACCGCCGTCCTCGCCGACTGGCGCAACCAGGCCCCCAAACGGCTGCCCGAACTGAGGGAGCTGTGCGACGAACGCGCCCAGCGGCAGGGCGAGCTGCGGTTCCTCCTGGAACCCGACCTCAAGGAGGCCCGCGGCGGTCTGCGCGACGCCACCGCACTGCGCGCCGTCGCCGCCTCCTGGCTCGCCGACGCCCCCCGCGAGGGCCTGGCCGAGGCCCGCCGCACCCTGCTCGACGTCCGCGACGCCCTCCATCTGAGCACCGGCCGCGCCACCGACCGGCTCGCCCTCCAGGAACAGGACCAGGTCGCCGCCGAACTGGGCCTGCTCGACGCCGACGTCCTGCTGCGGCAGGTCTACGAGGCGGCCCGGGTCATCTCCTACGCCGGTGACGTCACCTGGCGCGAGGTGGGGCGCGTGCTCCGCTCGCGCGCCGTCCGGCCGCGGCTGCGCGCCATGCTGGGCGGCGGCAAGCCGGTCGCCGAGCGGTCCCCGCTGGCCGAGGGCGTGGTCGAACAGGACGGCGAGGTGGTGCTCGCCCGCGCCGCACGCCCCGAACGCGACCCCGTGCTCCCGCTGCGCGCCGCGGCCACCGCCGCCCAGGCGGGTCTCCCGCTCTCCCCGTACGCGGTACGACGTCTGGCCGCGGCCGCCCGCCCGCTGCCCACGCCCTGGCCCGCCGAGGCCCGCGAGCAACTGGTCACCCTGCTCGGTTCCGGCCGCCCCACCGTCGAGGTCTGGGAGGCACTGGAGGCCGAGGGGCTGATCACCAAGCTGCTCCCGGACTGGGAACGGGTCCGCTGCCGCCCCCAGCGCAACGCCGTCCACATCTGGACCGTCGACCGCCATCTGATCGAGACCGCCGTCCGCGCCGCCGCCCTCACCCGGCATGTGCACCGCCCCGACCTCCTCCTGGTCGCGGCCCTGCTGCACGACATCGGCAAGGGCTGGCCCGGCGACCACTCGGTGGCCGGCGAGATCATCGCCAAGGACGTCGCCACCCGCATCGGCTTCGACGCCGAGGACGCCGCCGTCCTGGCGACGCTGGTCCGCCACCACCTCCTGCTGATCGACACGGCCACCCGCCGCGACCTGGACGACCCCGCCACCGTCCGCTCCGTCGCCGACGCCGTCGGCACCCAGGGCACCCTGGAACTCCTGCACGCCCTCACCGAGGCCGACGCCCTCGCCACCGGCCCCGCCGCCTGGTCCTCCTGGCGCGGCTCCCTCGTCGCCGACCTGGTCCGCCGCGTCGGGGCCCTGCTCTCCGGGGACGTCCCGGACGAGCCCGCGCCCGCCGCGCCCACCGCCGAGCAGGAACGCCTGGCCATCGAGGCGTTCCGCACCGGCGGCCCGGTCCTCGCGCTGCGCGCCCGCAGCGAGCCGGTGCCCGCCGAGGAACCGCCCGGCGCGCCCGAGCCCCTCGGCGTCGAGCTGCTGATCGCCGTACCCGACCAGAGCGCCGTGCTGCCCGCCGTCGCCGGTGTCCTCGCCGTGCACCGGCTCACCGTCCGCACCGCCGGGCTGCGCACCGTGCGGCTGCCGCAGGACGTGGATGAGGCCGGGGCCGGGGAGGGCTCGGTGCTGCTGCTCGACTGGCGGGTCGCCGCCGAGTACGGCTCCCTGCCCGAGGCCGCCCGGCTGCGCGCCGACCTGGTGCGCGCCCTGGACGGCTCGCTCGACATCGCCGGCCGCCTCGCCGAACGCGAAGCCGCCTACCCGAGGCGCCGCGGCCTGCTCGCCCCGCCGCCCCGGGTGACGGTCGCCCCCGCCGCCTCCCACCACGCCACCGTGATCGAGGTCCGCGCCCAGGACGCCCCCGGCCTGCTGCACCGTATCGGCATGGCCCTGGAGAAGGCGGGCGTGCGGGTCCGCAGCATGCACGTCTCGACCCTCGGTGCCAACGCGGTCGACGCCTTCTACGTGACGACCGGCGCGGGCGAGCCCCTGCCGGAGCAGGACGCGGGGTCGGTGGCGAGGGTGCTGGAGGAGACGCTGCGGGCGCCGTGA
- a CDS encoding P-II family nitrogen regulator, giving the protein MKLITAVVKPYRLDEIKEALQSFGVHGLTVTEASGYGRQRGHTEVYRGAEYTVDLVPKIRIEVLSEDDDAEELIEAIVKAARTGKIGDGKVWSVPVETAVRVRTGERGPDAL; this is encoded by the coding sequence ATGAAGCTCATCACGGCGGTCGTCAAGCCGTACCGGCTCGACGAGATCAAGGAGGCCCTTCAGTCCTTCGGCGTCCACGGACTGACGGTCACCGAGGCCAGCGGCTACGGTCGGCAGCGGGGCCACACCGAGGTCTACCGCGGCGCCGAGTACACCGTCGACCTGGTCCCCAAGATCCGCATCGAGGTCCTCAGCGAGGACGACGACGCCGAGGAACTGATCGAGGCCATCGTCAAGGCCGCCCGCACCGGCAAGATCGGTGACGGCAAGGTCTGGTCGGTCCCGGTCGAGACCGCCGTACGCGTCCGCACCGGGGAACGCGGCCCGGACGCCCTCTGA
- the ftsH gene encoding ATP-dependent zinc metalloprotease FtsH, with amino-acid sequence MSNAPPPRKDPEQPWRAEGTPEGPRRSGGGGLRGGKWWGLLVTAVIVFLLAYLGLNYLGRANQPTISYTEFSRQVSEGNVDTIYSKGDAIQGKLKASRSDPEGGGRYTRFKTQRPAFADDRLWQNLSSHGVTVTARPMVQERSFLSNLLLSLIPILVLVAVWVFFARRLGGALPGAGGLFGRRAPPKPVGPEPDTRRTTFADVAGIDEVKGELDDVVDFLEHPDAYRRMGAKLPRGVLLAGPPGTGKTLLARAVAGEAGVPFFSASASEFIEMIVGVGASRVRELFAEARKVAPSIIFIDEIDTIGRARSGSTAMSGHDEREQTLNQILTEMDGFSGSEGVIVIAATNRADILDPALTRPGRFDRVVTVAPPDRAGREAILRIHTRDVPLEPDVDLARMARATPGMTGADLANLANEAALLAVKRKQRRVTGADLSEALEKVQLGAERTLVMPEEDRRRTAFHESGHALLGMLQPGADPVRKITIVPRGRALGVTMSTPEVERYAHSEEYLRGRIIGALGGMAAEEVVYGVVTTGAESDLEQVSNIARAMVARWGMSERVGRLSALPSDAQQAYGLAAAPGTLDVIDTEMRRIVDECYDEARRKLRDHRGQLDALALALLEHETLEEADAYRIAGITRLAKDPEEPR; translated from the coding sequence ATGAGCAACGCGCCGCCCCCGCGCAAGGACCCGGAGCAGCCGTGGCGCGCCGAGGGCACCCCCGAAGGGCCCCGGCGGTCCGGTGGGGGAGGGCTCCGGGGCGGGAAGTGGTGGGGGCTCCTCGTCACCGCGGTGATCGTCTTCCTGCTGGCCTATCTCGGCCTGAACTACCTCGGCCGGGCGAATCAGCCGACGATCTCCTACACGGAGTTCAGCCGGCAGGTCTCCGAGGGCAATGTCGACACGATCTACTCCAAGGGCGACGCGATCCAGGGCAAGCTGAAGGCCTCCCGGAGCGATCCCGAGGGCGGTGGCCGGTACACCCGGTTCAAGACGCAGCGCCCCGCTTTCGCGGACGACCGGCTGTGGCAGAACCTGAGCAGCCATGGCGTCACGGTGACCGCGCGGCCGATGGTGCAGGAGCGCAGCTTCCTGTCGAATCTGCTGCTCTCCCTGATCCCGATCCTCGTCCTGGTCGCGGTGTGGGTGTTCTTCGCCCGGCGGCTCGGCGGCGCGCTGCCCGGCGCGGGCGGTCTGTTCGGGCGCCGGGCGCCGCCCAAGCCGGTGGGGCCCGAGCCGGACACCCGGCGTACGACGTTCGCCGATGTGGCCGGGATCGACGAGGTCAAGGGCGAACTGGACGACGTGGTCGACTTCCTGGAGCACCCCGACGCCTATCGCAGGATGGGCGCCAAGCTGCCCCGGGGCGTGCTGCTCGCGGGCCCGCCCGGCACCGGCAAGACGCTGCTCGCGCGCGCGGTCGCGGGCGAGGCCGGGGTGCCGTTCTTCTCGGCCTCGGCGTCGGAGTTCATCGAGATGATCGTCGGCGTCGGCGCCTCCCGGGTGCGCGAGCTGTTCGCGGAGGCCCGCAAGGTGGCACCGTCGATCATCTTCATCGACGAGATCGACACCATCGGCCGGGCGCGCAGCGGCAGTACGGCCATGAGCGGGCACGACGAGCGCGAGCAGACGCTCAACCAGATCCTCACCGAGATGGACGGCTTCTCGGGCTCGGAGGGCGTGATCGTCATCGCGGCGACCAACCGCGCCGACATCCTGGACCCGGCGCTGACCCGCCCCGGCCGCTTCGACCGGGTGGTCACGGTGGCCCCGCCGGACCGAGCGGGCCGTGAGGCGATCCTGCGGATCCACACCCGGGACGTGCCGCTGGAGCCGGACGTGGACCTGGCCCGGATGGCGCGCGCGACCCCCGGTATGACGGGCGCCGACCTGGCCAACCTCGCCAACGAGGCCGCGCTGCTCGCGGTCAAGCGCAAGCAGCGCCGGGTGACCGGCGCGGATCTCTCCGAGGCGCTGGAGAAGGTCCAGCTGGGCGCCGAGCGGACCCTGGTGATGCCGGAGGAGGACCGGCGGCGTACGGCGTTCCACGAGAGCGGCCACGCGCTGCTGGGCATGCTCCAGCCCGGCGCGGACCCGGTCCGCAAGATCACCATCGTGCCGCGCGGGCGGGCGCTCGGCGTGACCATGTCCACGCCCGAGGTGGAGCGGTACGCCCATTCGGAGGAGTATCTGCGCGGTCGGATCATCGGTGCGCTGGGTGGCATGGCCGCGGAGGAGGTCGTCTACGGCGTGGTCACCACGGGTGCGGAGAGCGACCTCGAACAGGTGTCGAACATCGCCCGCGCGATGGTGGCGCGCTGGGGCATGAGCGAGCGGGTCGGCCGGCTGTCCGCGCTGCCGAGCGACGCCCAGCAGGCGTACGGGCTGGCCGCCGCGCCCGGGACGCTCGATGTGATCGACACCGAGATGCGGCGGATCGTGGACGAGTGCTACGACGAGGCGCGGCGCAAACTCCGGGACCACCGGGGCCAGTTGGACGCGCTGGCGCTGGCGCTGCTGGAGCACGAGACGCTGGAGGAGGCGGACGCCTACCGGATCGCCGGGATCACCCGGCTGGCCAAGGACCCCGAGGAGCCGCGCTGA
- the ffh gene encoding signal recognition particle protein produces MFDTLSDRLSATFKNLRGKGRLSEADIDATAREIRIALLEADVALPVVRSFIKNIKERCLGAEVSKALNPGQQVLKIVNEELITILGGETRRLRFAKQPPTVIMLAGLQGAGKTTLAGKLGRWLKEQGHSPLLVACDLQRPNAVNQLSVVAERAGVAVYAPEPGNGVGDPVKVAKDSIEFAKARVHDIVIVDTAGRLGIDQEMMQQAADIRDAVGPDEILFVVDAMIGQDAVNTAEAFRDGVGFDGVVLSKLDGDARGGAALSIRQITGKPIMFASNGEKLDDFDAFHPDRMASRILDMGDLLTLIEQAEKTFSQEEAAKMASKLASKKGQDFTLDDFLSQMEQVRKMGSISKLLGMLPGMGQIKDQIQNIDERDVDRTAAIIKSMTPGERQDPTIINGSRRARIAKGSGVEVSAVKGLVERFFEARKMMSRMAQGGGMPGMPGIPGMGGGPGRQKKQQKKAKGKQRSGNPMKRKQQELEEAQRREAAAQSGNAFQLPQQGAEEFELPDEFKKFMG; encoded by the coding sequence GTGTTCGATACCCTCTCCGACCGCCTCAGCGCGACTTTCAAAAACCTCCGCGGCAAGGGCCGGTTGTCCGAGGCGGACATCGACGCCACGGCACGCGAGATCCGCATCGCGCTCCTCGAAGCGGACGTGGCCCTGCCCGTCGTCCGCTCGTTCATCAAGAACATCAAGGAGCGGTGCCTCGGCGCCGAGGTCTCCAAGGCCCTCAACCCCGGCCAGCAGGTCCTCAAGATCGTCAACGAGGAACTGATCACCATCCTCGGTGGTGAGACCCGGCGCCTGCGCTTCGCCAAGCAGCCGCCCACCGTGATCATGCTCGCGGGTCTCCAGGGTGCCGGTAAGACCACCCTCGCGGGCAAGCTCGGCCGCTGGCTCAAGGAGCAGGGCCACTCCCCGCTGCTCGTCGCCTGTGACCTCCAGCGCCCCAACGCGGTCAACCAGCTCAGCGTCGTCGCCGAGCGCGCGGGCGTCGCCGTGTACGCGCCGGAGCCGGGCAACGGCGTCGGCGACCCGGTCAAGGTCGCCAAGGACTCCATCGAGTTCGCGAAGGCCCGGGTCCACGACATCGTGATCGTGGACACCGCCGGCCGCCTGGGCATCGACCAGGAGATGATGCAGCAGGCCGCGGACATCCGCGACGCGGTCGGCCCCGACGAGATCCTCTTCGTCGTCGACGCGATGATCGGCCAGGACGCCGTCAACACGGCCGAGGCGTTCCGCGACGGCGTCGGCTTCGACGGTGTCGTCCTCTCCAAGCTCGACGGTGACGCCCGCGGTGGTGCCGCGCTGTCCATCCGGCAGATCACCGGCAAGCCGATCATGTTCGCGTCGAACGGCGAGAAGCTGGACGACTTCGACGCGTTCCACCCGGACCGGATGGCCTCCCGCATCCTCGACATGGGTGACCTGCTCACCCTGATCGAGCAGGCGGAGAAGACCTTCAGCCAGGAAGAGGCCGCCAAGATGGCCTCCAAGCTGGCGTCCAAGAAGGGCCAGGACTTCACCCTGGACGACTTCCTGTCCCAGATGGAACAGGTCAGGAAGATGGGCTCGATCTCCAAGCTGCTCGGCATGCTGCCGGGCATGGGCCAGATCAAGGACCAGATCCAGAACATCGACGAGCGCGACGTGGACCGCACCGCCGCGATCATCAAGTCGATGACCCCGGGCGAGCGCCAGGACCCGACGATCATCAACGGCTCCCGCCGCGCCCGGATCGCCAAGGGTTCCGGCGTCGAGGTCAGCGCCGTGAAGGGCCTGGTCGAGCGGTTCTTCGAGGCCCGCAAGATGATGTCCCGGATGGCCCAGGGCGGCGGCATGCCGGGCATGCCGGGGATCCCGGGCATGGGCGGCGGCCCCGGCCGGCAGAAGAAGCAGCAGAAGAAGGCCAAGGGCAAGCAGCGCTCCGGCAACCCGATGAAGCGCAAGCAGCAGGAGCTGGAGGAGGCCCAGCGGCGCGAGGCCGCGGCCCAGAGCGGCAACGCCTTCCAGCTGCCCCAGCAGGGCGCCGAGGAGTTCGAGCTGCCGGACGAGTTCAAGAAGTTCATGGGCTGA